One genomic segment of Coffea arabica cultivar ET-39 chromosome 6e, Coffea Arabica ET-39 HiFi, whole genome shotgun sequence includes these proteins:
- the LOC113696825 gene encoding zinc finger BED domain-containing protein RICESLEEPER 2-like, with translation MDVQNRWNSTFLMLETALPLKDAFCRLEQMERNYKLNPSKNDWKVASVVHGCLKKIYEATCHFSGSNFPTANVFFPDICNLRLKMRQWEVSEHDFIREMAIPMKTKFEKYWEECSLMLAIAVVLDPRFKLALVEYYYNALYGKGGERYVDRVRNAIADLFVEYGGDLAPFLSYVGDNIGEGTSSSSNKNIDGQDDDDKLSDFDKWLVEGKKSKISYS, from the exons ATGGATGTTCAAAATAGATGGAATTCTACATTCTTGATGCTTGAGACTGCTTTGCCTTTGAAGGATGCTTTTTGTCGTTTAGAACAAATGGAGAGAAATTACAAGCTCAATCCTTCAAAAAATGATTGGAAAGTGGCTAGTGTTGTTCATGgttgtttgaaaaaaatttatgaaGCCACATGTCATTTTAGTGGTTCTAATTTTCCCACAGCAAATGTTTTCTTTCCCGATATATGTAATCTTCGTCTTAAGATGAGGCAATGGGAAGTTAGTGAGCATGATTTTATTCGAGAAATGGCTATTCCAATGAAAACAAAATTTGAGAAATATTGGGAAGAATGTTCATTGATGCTGGCTATTGCTGTGGTACTTGATCCTAGATTTAAGTTGGCTTTAGTAGAGTATTATTACAATGCTCTTTATGGAAAAGGTGGTGAAAGATATGTGGATAGAGTTCGTAATGCTATTGCTGATTTGTTTGTTGAATATGGAGGTGACCTTGCTCCTTTTTTGAGTTATGTTGGAGATAATATAGGAGAAGGGACTTCTAGTTCAAGTAACAAAAATATAGATGGAcaagatgatgatgataagTTGTCTGATTTTGACAAATG GTTGGTGGAAGGCAAAAAGTCCAAAATTTCCTATTCTTAG